Proteins encoded by one window of Hyphomicrobium nitrativorans NL23:
- the dprA gene encoding DNA-processing protein DprA has product MPNRDPEDLFTPAPLPVAPLDADERLACLRLIRSSQVGPVTFRELINHCGGARQALAALPQLSRRAGRPARVCSEADAEAELKAAEKAGARPVFTIEPGYPQTLAALDTPPPMVYLKGRSELLGLSAIAVVGSRQASAAGLKLARLFARRLAEAGFSIVSGLARGVDAAAHEASLMHGTVAVLAGGIDIVYPPEHASLQARIGEEGCLVTELPPGFVPRGRDFPRRNRLVSGLSRGVVVIEAARRSGSLVTARLAGEQGREIFAVPGHPLDPRAEGTNQLLKSGATLVTQPEDVIDALGPQLHLRPAGMTEETSAPVFAPAFAAQDVGALDARGEPTDSERARVLAALGPHPVDIDTLARAIGLGAREVRVLLLDLDLAGEIARHGSQLVSRTIR; this is encoded by the coding sequence GTGCCAAATCGTGATCCCGAGGATCTGTTCACGCCCGCACCGCTCCCCGTCGCGCCACTCGACGCGGACGAACGCCTCGCCTGTCTCCGGCTGATCCGTTCGAGCCAGGTCGGCCCCGTCACGTTCCGCGAATTGATCAATCATTGCGGCGGAGCCCGCCAGGCACTGGCTGCCCTCCCCCAGTTGTCGCGCCGCGCCGGGCGGCCCGCACGCGTCTGCTCCGAAGCGGACGCCGAAGCCGAGCTCAAGGCGGCGGAGAAAGCGGGCGCCCGGCCGGTCTTCACGATCGAGCCCGGCTATCCACAGACGCTGGCCGCGCTTGATACGCCGCCGCCTATGGTCTACCTGAAGGGGCGGAGCGAGTTGCTGGGGCTCTCCGCCATTGCAGTCGTCGGTTCGCGTCAGGCCTCAGCCGCCGGCCTCAAGCTCGCCCGGCTGTTCGCAAGGAGGCTTGCGGAGGCCGGTTTCTCGATCGTCTCGGGGCTCGCGCGCGGCGTGGACGCGGCCGCGCACGAGGCGAGCCTGATGCATGGGACGGTCGCGGTGCTGGCGGGCGGCATCGACATCGTTTATCCGCCCGAACACGCGAGCTTGCAGGCCCGGATCGGCGAAGAGGGCTGCCTCGTGACGGAACTGCCGCCGGGGTTCGTTCCGCGCGGACGTGACTTCCCTCGCCGCAACCGGCTGGTCTCAGGTCTTTCGCGCGGCGTCGTCGTCATCGAGGCGGCGCGGCGCTCGGGCTCGCTCGTCACCGCCCGCCTGGCCGGCGAGCAAGGACGCGAGATTTTCGCCGTCCCGGGCCACCCGCTGGATCCCCGCGCGGAGGGCACCAATCAGCTCCTCAAGTCCGGAGCAACGCTCGTCACCCAGCCCGAGGACGTCATCGACGCGTTGGGACCGCAGCTTCATCTGCGTCCGGCCGGAATGACCGAGGAGACATCCGCCCCCGTCTTCGCCCCGGCGTTCGCGGCCCAAGACGTCGGCGCTCTCGACGCGCGAGGCGAGCCCACCGACAGCGAGCGGGCGCGGGTTCTCGCTGCGCTTGGGCCTCATCCCGTGGACATCGACACACTTGCGCGTGCGATCGGCCTCGGGGCGCGGGAGGTGCGCGTGCTTCTACTCGATCTCGATCTCGCAGGAGAGATCGCCCGCCACGGCTCGCAACTCGTGTCCCGGACGATCCGCTAG
- the groES gene encoding co-chaperone GroES: MSFRPLHDRVVVKRVDSETKTAGGIIIPDTAAEKPQQGEVVAVGPGTRDDAGKLTALDVKAGDKVLFGKWSGTEVKIDGVDLLIMKESDILGVIEK, from the coding sequence ATGTCATTCCGCCCCCTGCATGATCGCGTCGTCGTCAAGCGCGTGGACAGCGAGACCAAGACCGCCGGTGGCATCATCATTCCCGACACGGCTGCCGAAAAGCCTCAGCAGGGCGAGGTCGTGGCTGTCGGTCCCGGTACGCGCGACGATGCCGGCAAGCTCACGGCGCTCGACGTCAAAGCCGGCGACAAGGTGCTGTTCGGCAAGTGGAGCGGCACGGAAGTGAAGATCGACGGCGTCGACCTCCTCATCATGAAGGAGAGCGACATCCTGGGCGTCATCGAGAAGTAA
- the groL gene encoding chaperonin GroEL (60 kDa chaperone family; promotes refolding of misfolded polypeptides especially under stressful conditions; forms two stacked rings of heptamers to form a barrel-shaped 14mer; ends can be capped by GroES; misfolded proteins enter the barrel where they are refolded when GroES binds) codes for MAAKDVRFSTEARDKILRGVDTLANAVKVTLGPKGRNVVIERSFGAPRTTKDGVSVAKEIELEDKLENMGAQMVREAAQKTNDIAGDGTTTACVLTQAIVREGLKAVAAGMNPMDLKRGIEKAVAQVVEEIESKAKKVKNSGEIAQVGTISANGEKAIGDMIAEAMQKVGNEGVITVEEAKSLETELDVVEGMQFDRGYLSPYFITNADKMIAELDDPYILIHEKKLSSLQPLLPLLEAVVQTGKPLLIIAEEVEGEALATLVVNKLRGGLKIAAVKAPGFGDRRKAMLEDIAVLTRGQTVSEDLGIKLENVTIDMLGRAKRVSISKDNTTIVDGAGKKKEIESRVSQIKAQIEETTSDYDREKLQERLAKLAGGVAVIKVGGVTEVEVKERKDRVDDALNATRAAVEEGVVPGGGVALLKATTAITAKGDNDDQAAGIAIVRRALQAPIRQIAENAGTEGSIVVGRVLESKGSTFGYDAQTDTYGDLIEKGIIDPAKVVRTALQDAASIAGLLITTEAAIAEAPRKDDGHSHGPAGMGGMGGMGGMGM; via the coding sequence ATGGCTGCCAAAGACGTTCGCTTTTCCACCGAGGCCCGCGACAAGATTCTTCGCGGCGTCGATACGCTCGCCAATGCCGTCAAAGTGACGCTCGGCCCCAAGGGCCGCAACGTCGTGATCGAGAGGAGCTTCGGTGCTCCGCGCACGACCAAGGACGGCGTCTCTGTCGCCAAGGAAATCGAGCTTGAGGACAAGCTTGAGAACATGGGCGCGCAGATGGTGCGCGAAGCCGCCCAGAAAACCAACGATATCGCCGGTGACGGCACCACAACGGCGTGCGTGCTCACGCAGGCCATCGTGCGCGAAGGCCTCAAGGCCGTCGCCGCGGGCATGAACCCGATGGACCTCAAGCGCGGCATCGAGAAGGCCGTGGCGCAGGTCGTCGAAGAGATCGAGTCCAAGGCAAAGAAGGTCAAGAACTCGGGCGAGATCGCCCAGGTCGGGACCATCTCGGCCAACGGCGAAAAGGCAATCGGCGACATGATTGCCGAGGCCATGCAGAAGGTCGGTAACGAGGGCGTCATCACGGTCGAGGAGGCGAAGAGCCTGGAGACCGAACTCGACGTCGTCGAGGGCATGCAGTTCGACCGCGGTTATCTCTCGCCCTATTTCATCACCAATGCCGACAAGATGATTGCGGAGCTGGACGATCCCTACATCCTGATTCACGAGAAGAAGCTGTCGAGCCTGCAGCCGCTGCTGCCGCTGCTCGAAGCCGTCGTGCAGACAGGCAAGCCGCTTCTCATCATCGCCGAAGAGGTCGAGGGCGAAGCGCTCGCGACGCTCGTCGTCAACAAGCTGCGCGGCGGCCTCAAGATCGCTGCCGTCAAGGCGCCGGGCTTCGGCGACCGCCGCAAGGCCATGCTTGAGGACATCGCCGTTCTCACGCGCGGCCAGACGGTGAGCGAAGACCTCGGCATCAAGCTTGAGAACGTCACCATCGACATGCTGGGCCGCGCCAAGCGCGTGTCCATCAGCAAGGACAACACGACCATCGTCGACGGCGCCGGCAAGAAGAAGGAGATCGAGTCGCGCGTCAGCCAGATCAAGGCGCAGATCGAGGAAACCACCTCGGACTACGACCGCGAGAAGTTGCAGGAGCGCCTTGCGAAGCTCGCCGGCGGCGTTGCCGTGATCAAGGTCGGCGGCGTCACCGAGGTGGAAGTGAAGGAGCGTAAGGATCGCGTCGACGACGCGCTCAACGCGACGCGGGCCGCCGTCGAGGAAGGCGTGGTGCCGGGCGGCGGCGTGGCGCTGCTGAAGGCAACGACGGCGATCACCGCCAAGGGCGACAACGACGACCAGGCGGCCGGTATCGCCATCGTGCGGCGCGCCCTGCAGGCTCCGATCCGCCAGATCGCCGAGAACGCCGGCACCGAGGGCTCGATCGTGGTCGGCCGCGTGCTCGAATCCAAGGGGTCCACCTTCGGCTACGACGCGCAGACCGACACCTACGGCGACCTGATCGAAAAGGGCATCATCGATCCGGCCAAGGTGGTGCGCACGGCACTCCAGGACGCCGCTTCGATCGCTGGCCTCCTGATCACGACCGAAGCCGCCATCGCGGAAGCCCCGCGCAAGGACGACGGCCATTCGCACGGCCCGGCCGGCATGGGTGGTATGGGCGGAATGGGTGGCATGGGCATGTAA